Proteins from a single region of Verrucosispora sp. NA02020:
- a CDS encoding VOC family protein translates to MRHVPKLNGRNHVNLTVRDLDRSTEWYCRVMDFTPVRDATPAESGFTFRTLVHRGSLSSIVLGQAVEPDPAPFDERRVGLHHLGYHVPEMADLDEWATHLDAVGAEHSGVRELFLEAGYGIWLRDPDNIWLEFYWLNADYFMDRLRQQRRAERAARVAADGH, encoded by the coding sequence ATGCGTCATGTGCCTAAACTCAATGGCAGGAACCACGTCAACCTGACCGTCCGCGACCTGGACCGCAGCACCGAGTGGTACTGCCGGGTCATGGACTTCACGCCGGTACGCGACGCGACACCCGCCGAGTCCGGGTTCACCTTCCGGACGTTGGTGCACCGGGGGTCGCTCTCCTCGATCGTGCTCGGCCAGGCCGTCGAGCCCGACCCGGCCCCCTTCGACGAGCGTCGGGTGGGCCTGCACCACCTGGGCTACCACGTCCCCGAGATGGCCGACCTGGACGAGTGGGCCACGCACCTGGACGCCGTCGGCGCCGAGCACTCCGGCGTCCGCGAACTGTTCCTGGAGGCCGGCTACGGCATCTGGCTGCGCGACCCGGACAACATCTGGCTGGAGTTCTACTGGCTCAACGCCGACTACTTCATGGACCGGCTGCGCCAGCAGCGTCGGGCCGAACGGGCGGCGCGGGTGGCCGCCGACGGGCATTGA